A stretch of Acidobacteriota bacterium DNA encodes these proteins:
- a CDS encoding HDOD domain-containing protein, with protein MKRILFVDDEPNVLAGLKRMLRSLRREYEMEFVGSGKEALAAMERQPADVVVADMKMPGMDGAELLEEIRRRWPDTIRLILSGHAESEAILRSIGPTHQFLAKPCDPETLRRTIRRAYATRELLENPQLKAIVSQVESLPSVPSLFQEVVEELQRPTASLRRVGELIARDVGMSAKILQIVNSAYFGLVQPIHNVERAVAFLGVETITSLVLGAHVFSQFEGNPVPGFSADALMHHSLHTAALGRRLAELECLNKQSADDVFLCGILHDAGKLVLAANLPDKYAEAIEAARDDAISETEAERSVIGGTHAEIGAYLLGVWGLPDIVVEAVAYHHDPGRCPDPSMTLTLLHAANALAHGDREADSFVDTDFLSARGLADRWKEWREAATSPVGSGV; from the coding sequence TTGAAGCGCATACTGTTTGTCGACGACGAGCCCAACGTCCTGGCGGGACTCAAGCGGATGCTGCGCAGCCTCCGCCGCGAATACGAGATGGAGTTCGTCGGGAGCGGCAAAGAGGCGCTCGCCGCGATGGAGCGCCAGCCGGCGGATGTCGTCGTGGCCGACATGAAGATGCCGGGAATGGACGGTGCGGAGCTGCTCGAGGAGATCCGCCGGAGATGGCCGGACACCATCCGGCTCATCCTCTCGGGACACGCGGAGTCCGAGGCGATTCTCCGGTCGATCGGCCCGACGCATCAGTTCCTGGCCAAGCCGTGCGACCCGGAGACGCTACGCCGCACGATCCGGCGCGCCTACGCCACCCGCGAGCTGCTGGAGAATCCGCAGCTCAAGGCGATCGTCTCCCAGGTCGAGTCGCTTCCGAGCGTGCCGTCGCTCTTCCAGGAGGTCGTGGAGGAGCTCCAGCGGCCCACCGCGTCGCTGCGGCGCGTGGGGGAGCTGATCGCCCGCGACGTCGGCATGAGCGCCAAGATCCTGCAGATCGTGAACTCCGCCTACTTCGGCCTCGTCCAGCCGATTCACAACGTGGAGCGTGCCGTCGCTTTCCTCGGGGTGGAGACGATCACGTCCCTGGTGCTCGGGGCGCATGTCTTCTCCCAGTTCGAAGGGAACCCCGTTCCCGGCTTCTCGGCCGATGCGCTGATGCACCACTCCCTCCACACGGCGGCACTGGGCCGGCGGCTGGCGGAACTCGAGTGCCTGAACAAGCAGTCGGCCGACGATGTCTTCCTCTGCGGGATCCTCCACGACGCGGGGAAACTGGTGCTGGCGGCCAACCTCCCCGACAAGTACGCTGAGGCGATCGAGGCCGCCCGCGACGACGCCATTTCGGAGACGGAGGCCGAGAGGTCGGTCATCGGGGGTACGCACGCGGAGATCGGCGCCTACCTGCTGGGGGTTTGGGGCCTTCCGGACATCGTCGTCGAGGCGGTGGCCTATCACCACGATCCGGGGCGGTGTCCCGATCCGTCGATGACCCTCACCCTTCTCCACGCGGCGAACGCGCTCGCGCACGGCGACCGGGAGGCGGACAGCTTCGTCGACACCGATTTCCTGTCCGCGCGGGGTCTTGCCGACCGCTGGAAGGAGTGGCGCGAGGCGGCCACGAGCCCCGTGGGATCGGGGGTGTGA
- a CDS encoding response regulator: MTEKILFVDDEPNVLAALRRQTRKRFQVETACGAAEALEMLETRGPFAVVVSDLKMPGMNGIELLAEVKKRSPDTVRLMLTGHGDMDATIAAVNKGHIFRFLTKPCPAETLAVMLDQALEQYRLVTAERVLLEQTLNGAVKVLTELLAILNPAAFSRASRIKEYVGQVVRNLGLEGGWRYEMAAMLSQIGCVTLTPETLAKAYAGQGLSPEERESYLKHPVVAHDLLAHIPRLESVARMIRGHLLPPAGATTPEEPEAFGAELLRIASQFEQLVGSGKSAKAAVAELRRRGDFDEKLLEAFEKVEIASIGHVVRTVPLSELRIGMILDQEVKAKNGLLLVAKGQEVTQPLLERLRSFARGVGVVEPMRVLAPAPQPSSPPSRPAAVY; encoded by the coding sequence GTGACGGAGAAGATCCTCTTCGTCGACGACGAGCCGAACGTCCTGGCCGCCCTCCGGCGGCAGACGCGGAAGCGTTTCCAGGTCGAGACCGCCTGCGGCGCCGCCGAAGCGCTCGAGATGCTCGAGACGCGCGGGCCCTTCGCGGTGGTGGTCTCCGACCTCAAGATGCCGGGAATGAACGGCATCGAGCTGCTCGCCGAGGTGAAGAAGCGCTCTCCCGACACCGTGCGCCTGATGCTGACCGGCCATGGGGACATGGACGCCACCATCGCGGCGGTGAACAAGGGACACATCTTCCGCTTCCTCACCAAGCCTTGCCCCGCCGAGACCCTGGCCGTCATGCTGGACCAGGCGCTCGAGCAATACCGGCTGGTCACCGCGGAGAGGGTTCTTCTCGAGCAGACGCTCAACGGCGCGGTCAAGGTCCTCACCGAACTGCTGGCGATCCTCAATCCGGCGGCGTTCAGCCGAGCGTCCAGGATCAAGGAGTACGTCGGACAGGTCGTCCGCAACCTCGGTCTCGAGGGCGGGTGGCGCTACGAGATGGCGGCGATGCTGTCGCAGATCGGCTGCGTGACGCTCACCCCCGAGACGCTCGCCAAGGCCTACGCCGGGCAGGGACTGTCGCCGGAAGAGCGCGAGTCCTACCTCAAACACCCCGTGGTGGCCCACGATCTGCTCGCCCACATCCCCCGCCTCGAGTCGGTGGCGCGGATGATCCGCGGGCACCTTCTTCCGCCGGCGGGTGCGACGACCCCGGAGGAACCGGAGGCGTTCGGCGCCGAGCTGCTGCGGATCGCGAGCCAGTTCGAGCAGCTCGTCGGCTCGGGGAAGAGCGCCAAGGCGGCCGTGGCGGAGTTGAGGCGGAGGGGAGACTTCGACGAGAAGCTCCTGGAGGCGTTCGAGAAGGTCGAGATCGCCTCGATCGGGCACGTGGTCCGGACCGTGCCTCTCTCCGAGTTGCGGATCGGGATGATCCTCGACCAGGAGGTCAAGGCCAAGAACGGGCTCCTCCTGGTGGCGAAGGGGCAGGAGGTCACCCAGCCGCTCCTCGAGCGGCTGCGGAGTTTCGCCCGCGGCGTCGGCGTGGTGGAGCCGATGCGGGTCCTCGCCCCCGCTCCCCAGCCGTCCTCACCACCATCACGCCCGGCCGCCGTATATTGA
- a CDS encoding efflux RND transporter periplasmic adaptor subunit, translating into MNRHWALIACLWAAVLAAISCDAGAGAAPAGRGEGHRPRAAGQRPAEPRHREAAGGRPERRRTAEEARVPVIVAPVVRGRMQAYLDASSTLRAEEQVAVVSQATGVVVEILAEQGDTVRKGQLLARLAYEDLELAERRARNEFERLRAEHERAAALAQDHLLSEEEYQKTGFDLERARLDWEQAKLALEKTRITAPISGTITERLVTLGTLVRENDVVFRIVDFDSLVAPAFVPEKYLPQLRVGQPATVRAAGAGESWRPARILRISPVIDAESGTVEVLLAIDRREGLRPGMFANVQIVLDEHADVPVVPKKALVHEDERPHLFVVDGEGRARRRPVELGYEDAERVEIAQGVEPGELVVVVGQSALKDGALVAAEDEEGRPVRFGEGAESGADAPAAGAS; encoded by the coding sequence ATGAATCGTCACTGGGCGCTGATCGCGTGCCTGTGGGCCGCCGTGTTGGCGGCGATCTCCTGCGACGCAGGTGCCGGCGCGGCGCCCGCGGGCCGCGGGGAGGGGCACCGTCCCCGCGCCGCCGGCCAGCGGCCCGCCGAACCGCGGCACCGGGAGGCGGCCGGCGGCCGGCCGGAGCGGCGGCGGACGGCGGAGGAGGCGCGTGTCCCCGTCATCGTCGCCCCGGTGGTTCGCGGCCGGATGCAGGCCTACCTCGACGCCTCCTCGACTCTTCGGGCCGAAGAGCAGGTCGCGGTGGTGAGCCAGGCGACGGGGGTGGTCGTCGAGATCCTCGCCGAGCAGGGCGACACCGTGCGCAAAGGCCAGCTTCTGGCGCGCCTGGCCTACGAGGACCTCGAGCTCGCCGAGCGCCGGGCGCGGAACGAGTTCGAACGCCTGCGGGCCGAGCACGAGAGAGCGGCGGCGCTGGCCCAGGACCACCTCCTGTCCGAGGAGGAATACCAGAAGACGGGTTTCGACCTCGAGCGGGCGCGGCTCGACTGGGAGCAGGCGAAGCTCGCCCTGGAGAAGACCAGGATCACCGCCCCCATCTCCGGCACGATCACCGAGAGGCTGGTCACCCTCGGAACGCTCGTGCGCGAAAACGACGTCGTTTTCCGGATCGTCGACTTCGACAGCCTGGTGGCGCCGGCCTTCGTCCCGGAGAAGTACCTGCCTCAGCTCCGCGTGGGGCAGCCGGCGACAGTGCGGGCGGCGGGAGCGGGGGAGAGTTGGCGTCCGGCACGCATTCTCAGGATCTCTCCGGTGATCGACGCGGAATCGGGGACGGTGGAGGTCCTGCTCGCGATCGACCGGCGGGAGGGGCTGCGTCCCGGCATGTTCGCCAACGTCCAGATCGTGCTCGACGAGCACGCTGACGTGCCGGTCGTTCCGAAAAAGGCGCTGGTGCACGAGGACGAGCGGCCGCACCTGTTCGTCGTGGACGGCGAGGGGCGCGCCCGGCGGCGTCCCGTCGAACTCGGCTACGAGGACGCGGAGCGGGTGGAGATCGCCCAGGGCGTGGAGCCGGGCGAACTGGTGGTCGTGGTGGGTCAGTCGGCCCTCAAGGACGGCGCGCTCGTGGCGGCGGAGGACGAGGAGGGACGCCCGGTCCGCTTCGGCGAGGGGGCGGAGAGCGGCGCCGACGCCCCCGCGGCGGGGGCGTCTTGA
- a CDS encoding PAS domain S-box protein — MSRTLRARPEGLHGILGIAVGDLSASGIGERLAVAVEQAHDAIVITDASGRILYVNPAFEANTGYTRAEAVGRTPSILKSGAHGEAFYRELWETILDGRVWRGVFVNRRKDGTLFEEESTISPIVGRDGEVTGFVAVKRDVSECRERERELAVREARYRSLFENSRDAILITDAHGKLKDVNPAAVELTGYSESELRNFKIKHLFPREKDRRRFTEAVARDGFVERLPQRLRRADGEERECLVSASVWRGAGGEILGYQSIVRDVTESRRNQRLMKAVMESFPDPVLMADEKGRIVLANAAAESAFGQPTGDLTGLPLAELVTPPGGWAGDLLRMGEGDDGGAAPEEWTAHPFSGAGFPVEATLGRARTSDGTYLLVSLRDVREKRSLETQLRHAQKIDAIGRLAAGIAHEINTPIQYVGDNTRFLQEAFGDLVELFRRYDAALSGEAPPDAAEKARQHREEIDLDYLLEEIPRAIDQTLEGVRRVAGIVQAMKQFSHPGQNREPADLNKAIQSTVTVARNEWKYVAEMELDLAEDLPAVPCIVSDINQVILNLVVNAAHAIAEVRGERPETKGRIAVRTRVEGEEAVVVVEDDGCGIPPENLERIFEPFFTTKEVGKGTGQGLSIAHHVIVEEHGGTISVDSEVGRGTKFTIRLPLRSGAEDEESQP; from the coding sequence ATGAGCCGAACGCTGCGCGCGCGCCCCGAGGGACTCCACGGGATCTTGGGAATCGCGGTCGGCGACCTCTCGGCATCCGGAATCGGCGAGCGGCTGGCCGTCGCCGTCGAACAGGCGCACGACGCCATCGTGATCACCGACGCCAGCGGGCGCATCCTGTACGTCAACCCCGCCTTCGAGGCGAACACCGGGTACACGCGCGCCGAGGCGGTCGGCCGGACGCCTTCGATCCTCAAGAGCGGAGCTCACGGCGAAGCGTTCTACCGCGAGCTGTGGGAGACGATCCTCGATGGGCGCGTCTGGCGCGGCGTTTTCGTCAACCGCCGGAAAGACGGGACGCTGTTCGAGGAGGAGTCCACGATCTCCCCGATCGTCGGTCGCGATGGCGAGGTCACCGGCTTCGTCGCCGTGAAGCGCGACGTCTCGGAGTGCCGCGAGCGGGAACGGGAACTCGCCGTGCGCGAGGCCCGCTACCGGTCGCTCTTCGAGAACTCCCGCGACGCCATTCTCATCACCGACGCGCACGGCAAGCTGAAGGACGTCAACCCGGCGGCGGTCGAGCTGACCGGCTATTCGGAATCCGAGCTGCGCAACTTCAAGATCAAGCACCTCTTCCCGCGGGAGAAGGACCGGCGCCGCTTCACCGAGGCGGTCGCGCGGGACGGCTTCGTCGAACGCCTGCCGCAGCGGCTCCGGCGCGCCGACGGCGAGGAGCGAGAGTGCCTGGTCAGCGCGAGCGTGTGGCGGGGCGCAGGCGGGGAGATCCTCGGCTATCAGAGCATCGTCCGGGACGTCACGGAGTCGCGGAGAAACCAGCGTCTGATGAAGGCGGTCATGGAGTCCTTTCCCGACCCCGTGCTCATGGCCGACGAGAAGGGCCGCATCGTCCTGGCCAACGCCGCCGCGGAGAGCGCCTTCGGGCAGCCGACGGGCGATCTCACCGGCCTGCCGCTGGCGGAACTCGTCACTCCTCCCGGAGGGTGGGCCGGCGACCTTCTGCGCATGGGCGAAGGCGATGATGGTGGCGCCGCTCCGGAGGAGTGGACGGCGCACCCCTTTTCCGGCGCCGGCTTCCCGGTGGAGGCGACGCTGGGGCGCGCGCGCACCAGCGACGGCACCTACCTGCTGGTCTCCCTGCGCGACGTCCGCGAGAAGCGTTCCCTAGAGACGCAACTCCGGCACGCCCAGAAGATTGACGCGATCGGCCGCCTCGCGGCCGGCATCGCCCACGAGATCAACACCCCGATCCAGTACGTCGGTGACAACACGCGATTCCTGCAAGAGGCCTTCGGCGATCTGGTGGAACTGTTCCGGCGGTACGACGCGGCGCTCTCCGGCGAGGCTCCTCCCGATGCGGCGGAGAAGGCCCGGCAGCACCGCGAGGAGATCGATCTCGACTACCTGCTGGAGGAGATCCCCCGCGCGATCGACCAGACGCTGGAAGGGGTCCGGCGTGTCGCCGGCATCGTCCAGGCGATGAAGCAGTTCTCGCACCCCGGGCAGAACCGCGAGCCGGCCGATCTCAACAAGGCGATCCAGAGCACCGTCACCGTGGCCCGCAACGAGTGGAAGTACGTGGCGGAGATGGAGCTCGACCTCGCCGAGGACTTGCCGGCCGTTCCGTGCATCGTCAGCGACATCAACCAGGTGATCCTCAACCTGGTGGTCAATGCGGCGCACGCGATCGCCGAGGTCCGGGGGGAGCGGCCCGAGACGAAGGGCCGGATCGCCGTCCGCACGCGGGTCGAGGGTGAGGAGGCAGTGGTTGTCGTGGAGGACGACGGCTGCGGCATTCCGCCGGAGAACCTCGAGCGGATCTTCGAGCCCTTCTTCACCACGAAAGAGGTCGGCAAGGGCACGGGGCAGGGCCTCAGCATCGCGCATCACGTCATCGTGGAGGAACACGGCGGGACGATTTCCGTCGATTCGGAGGTCGGCCGCGGGACGAAGTTCACCATCCGCCTGCCGCTCCGATCGGGCGCGGAGGACGAGGAGAGTCAGCCTTGA